Proteins found in one Herpetosiphonaceae bacterium genomic segment:
- a CDS encoding GNAT family N-acetyltransferase: MSVVLREITRDNWHQAIRLKVAEGQEHFVASNLYSIAESKFEPTFVPLAIYHGDTMVGFLMHGRDEHGHDWIIRLMIDRDHQGKGYGRAAMEQAIAKLTARPDCTTIKISYEPDNHQAERLYHSLGFAPTGEIEEGEIVARLDVKMC, from the coding sequence ATGAGCGTTGTGCTACGCGAGATCACCCGCGACAACTGGCATCAGGCGATCAGGCTCAAGGTTGCCGAGGGCCAGGAGCACTTTGTCGCCTCCAATCTCTACTCGATCGCCGAGTCCAAGTTCGAGCCGACCTTTGTGCCGCTGGCAATCTACCACGGCGATACGATGGTCGGCTTCTTGATGCATGGCCGCGACGAGCACGGGCACGATTGGATCATCCGCCTGATGATCGATCGCGACCACCAGGGCAAGGGCTACGGTCGCGCCGCGATGGAGCAGGCGATTGCGAAGCTCACGGCCCGGCCTGATTGCACTACCATAAAGATTAGCTATGAGCCGGACAATCACCAGGCCGAACGGTTATACCACAGCCTGGGCTTCGCGCCTACCGGCGAGATCGAAGAGGGCGAGATTGTCGCGCGGCTGGACGTGAAGATGTGCTAA
- a CDS encoding prephenate dehydrogenase — MALNITIIGLDLLGGSLGLALGTLDQEALPTGRPAITGWDDDKRTLQDARGRLMIDRAARDLADAVRDADIVVVNVPFDDLAATFDGIARHLKYGAIVTDTLGSKAQVLALAEARLPRNVDFIGGHALLSHAEKRPTKPSIDLFKGAIYCLVAGTSAQPNALNTLDLLVTAIGAKPYYIDAVEHDAYIAGVDHLPQIVATALMETLSRSRGWREMQPIAGAAFGAMTELAASDPAASRALCQSNSEAIERWINDLIRTLVELRDTLQHGEQLEAIFAHARDAHAQWMTAQPHMRPGESDFYGQNEPEIDRGLGALFFGRRKPRGDRER, encoded by the coding sequence ATGGCGCTAAACATTACGATTATCGGGCTGGATCTGCTGGGCGGATCGCTTGGCCTGGCGCTCGGCACGCTGGACCAGGAGGCGCTGCCGACGGGACGGCCCGCGATTACCGGCTGGGACGACGACAAGCGCACGTTACAGGACGCGCGCGGGCGTTTGATGATCGACCGGGCGGCGCGTGACCTGGCCGATGCGGTGCGCGATGCAGACATCGTGGTCGTGAACGTGCCGTTCGACGATCTGGCCGCGACCTTCGACGGGATTGCGCGGCATCTCAAGTACGGCGCGATCGTCACCGATACGCTCGGCAGCAAAGCGCAGGTGCTAGCTCTCGCCGAGGCGCGCCTGCCGCGCAACGTCGATTTCATCGGCGGGCACGCGCTGCTGAGCCACGCGGAGAAGCGGCCCACCAAGCCCTCGATCGACCTGTTCAAAGGCGCGATCTACTGCCTGGTTGCGGGCACCAGCGCGCAGCCCAATGCGCTCAACACGCTCGATCTCCTGGTGACGGCGATCGGCGCAAAGCCCTACTACATCGACGCCGTCGAGCACGACGCCTACATCGCCGGAGTCGACCATCTGCCGCAGATCGTCGCGACCGCGCTGATGGAGACGCTCAGCCGCAGCCGAGGCTGGCGCGAGATGCAGCCGATCGCCGGAGCAGCGTTCGGCGCGATGACCGAGCTTGCGGCGTCCGATCCGGCTGCCAGCCGCGCGCTCTGCCAGAGCAACAGCGAGGCGATCGAGCGCTGGATCAACGACCTGATTCGGACGCTGGTCGAGCTGCGCGATACTCTTCAGCATGGCGAGCAGCTTGAGGCGATCTTTGCCCATGCCCGCGACGCTCACGCGCAGTGGATGACCGCGCAGCCCCATATGCGGCCCGGCGAGAGCGATTTTTATGGGCAGAACGAGCCGGAGATCGATCGCGGCCTAGGCGCGCTCTTCTTCGGGCGGCGCAAGCCCAGAGGCGATCGCGAGCGCTGA
- a CDS encoding cobalamin B12-binding domain-containing protein, giving the protein MERKIRVLVAKPGLDGHDRGAKVIARALRDAGMEVVYTGLQQTPQMIVDAALQEDVDVIGLSILSGAHMTLLPKISELLREAGVDDVLVVAGGIISDTDAEILRNEHGIAAVYGPGASTNEIVEFIRSNVKPERFSGAEV; this is encoded by the coding sequence ATGGAGCGTAAAATACGGGTACTTGTCGCGAAGCCGGGCCTCGACGGGCACGACCGTGGCGCGAAAGTGATCGCGCGGGCGTTGCGCGACGCCGGGATGGAGGTTGTCTATACCGGCCTTCAGCAAACGCCGCAGATGATCGTGGACGCGGCGCTGCAAGAAGATGTCGACGTGATCGGCCTGTCGATCCTGTCGGGCGCGCACATGACACTGCTGCCCAAGATCTCGGAGCTGCTGCGCGAGGCCGGTGTTGACGACGTGCTGGTCGTTGCCGGCGGCATCATCTCCGATACCGACGCCGAGATTTTGAGAAACGAGCACGGCATCGCGGCGGTCTACGGGCCGGGCGCTTCGACCAACGAGATCGTTGAGTTTATCCGCAGCAACGTCAAGCCCGAACGATTTTCGGGCGCGGAAGTGTAG